The proteins below come from a single Cricetulus griseus strain 17A/GY chromosome 6, alternate assembly CriGri-PICRH-1.0, whole genome shotgun sequence genomic window:
- the LOC100759483 gene encoding olfactory receptor 5D18 isoform X2 gives MSLIDGNNSGAIFTLLGFSDYPELKVPLFLVFLTIYSITVVGNIGMILIIRINTKLHTPMYFFLSHLSFVDFCYSSIVAPKMLVNLVIIDRTISFLGCLVQFFFFCTFVVTESFLLGVMAYDRFVAICNPLLYTVAMSQRLCAMLVLGSYAWGVVCSLILTCSALNLSFRGFNMINHFFCEFSSLLSLSCSDTFVSQLLLFIFATFNEISTLLIILLSYVLIVVTILKMNSASGRRKAFSTCASHLTAITIFHGTILFLYCVPNSKNSRHTVKVASVFYTVVIPMLNPLIYSLRNKDVKDTVRKIIDTKVFSS, from the coding sequence ATGTCTCTGATAGATGGAAATAACAGTGGGGCCATTTTCACCCTCTTGGGCTTCTCAGATTACCCGGAACTGAAAGTCCCTCTCTTCTTGGTGTTTCTCACCATCTACAGCATCACTGTGGTAGGCAATATTGGCATGATCCTCATCATCAGGATTAACACCAAATTGCACACccccatgtatttcttcctcagccaCCTCTCCTTTGTGGACTTCTGTTATTCTTCCATTGTTGCCCCAAAGATGCTTGTAAATCTAGTTATAATAGACAGAACCATATCATTTTTAGGATGTTTGgtgcaattcttttttttctgtacttttgtGGTAACTGAATCGTTTTTACTAGGAGTGATGGCATATGACAGGTTTGTGGCCATCTGTAACCCTCTTCTCTACACAGTAGCCATGTCTCAGAGGCTCTGTGCCATGCTGGTGTTAGGATCCTATGCTTGGGGGGTAGTATGTTCCTTGATACTGACCTGTTCTGCCTTGAATTTATCTTTTCGTGGCTTCAACATGATCAACCACTTTTTCTGTgagttctcctctctcctttcacttTCATGCTCTGATACATTTGTCAGTCaacttttgcttttcatttttgccACTTTTAATGAGATCAGCACACTCCTTATTATTCTCTTGTCCTATGTTCTTATTGTTGTCACCATTCTGAAGATGAATTCAGCCAGTGGACGCCGCAAAGCCTTCTCTACTTGTGCTTCCCATCTGACAGCCATCACCATCTTTCATGGAACAATCCTATTCCTATACTGTGTGCCCAACTCCAAGAACTCCAGGCACACGGTCAAAGTGGCCTCTGTGTTTTACACAGTGGTGATCCCCATGCTGAACCCCCTGATCTACAGTCTGAGAAATAAGGATGTCAAGGACAcagtaagaaaaataatagaCACTAAagtcttttcttcttaa
- the LOC100759775 gene encoding olfactory receptor 5D14 → MIPSERNVSVEVIFALLGFTDYPELQIPLFLVFLFMYIITVVGNLGMIVLINIDPKLHTPMYFFLSHLSFVDFCYSTIITPKLLENLVLADKTILYFSCMLQYFLSCVAVVTESYLLAVMAYDRFVAICNPLLYTVAMSQRLCILLVTGSYLWGAFATLILLCYALQLKFSGLNVINHFFCEYTALIAVSSSDIHIPSLLLFCFATFNEVSTLLIILTSYVFIFVTVLKIKSTSGRRKAFSTCASHLTAITIFHGTILSLYCVPNSKNSRQVVKVASVFYTVVNPMLNPLIYSLRNKDVKEAVQKLVGTKAPLH, encoded by the coding sequence ATGATTCCATCTGAAAGAaatgtgagtgtggaggtcatCTTCGCCCTCTTGGGCTTCACAGACTACCCAGAGCTTCAGATCCCCCTATTCCTGGTCTTTCTCTTCATGTACATCATCACTGTGGTGGGAAACCTTGGGATGATAGTGCTTATTAATATCGACCCCAAACTCCAcactcccatgtacttcttcctcagccaCCTCTCCTTCGTTGACTTCTGCTACTCAACAATCATCACGCCCAAGCTGCTTGAGAACTTGGTCCTGGCTGATAAAACTATCCTCTACTTCAGCTGCATGTTGCAGTACTTCTTGTCCTGCGTGGCCGTGGTTACTGAGTCCTACCTGCTGGCAGTGATGGCCTATGATCGCTTTGTGGCTATCTGCAATCCCTTGCTGTATACAGTTGCCATGTCACAGAGGCTGTGCATCCTGCTCGTAACTGGATCGTATCTCTGGGGCGCATTTGCCACCTTGATTCTCCTCTGCTATGCTCTCCAGCTAAAGTTTTCAGGATTAAATGTCATTAATCACTTTTTCTGTGAATATACTGCCCTCATTGCTGTTTCTAGTTCCGATATACACATCCCTAGCCTGCTGCTCTTTTGTTTTGCAACCTTCAATGAAGTGAGTACACTACTGATCATTCTCACATCTTACGTGTTCATTTTTGTGAcggtattaaaaataaaatctaccaGTGGACGTCGCAAAGCCTTCTCTACCTGTGCCTCACACCTGACTGCTATCACCATATTTCATGGAACCATACTTTCCCTGTACTGTGTACCTAACTCCAAAAACTCTCGGCAGGTGGTCAAAGTGGCCTCTGTCTTTTACACAGTTGTCAACCCCATGCTTAACCCTCTGATCTACAGCCTGAGAAACAAGGATGTGAAAGAGGCTGTCCAGAAATTGGTGGGCACAAAGGCCCCACTTCACTGA